In one Eulemur rufifrons isolate Redbay chromosome 14, OSU_ERuf_1, whole genome shotgun sequence genomic region, the following are encoded:
- the FAHD1 gene encoding oxaloacetate tautomerase FAHD1, mitochondrial: MAAPRQLSRFWEWGKNIVCVGRNYADHAKEMRNPVLSEPVVFLKPSTAYAPEGSPILMPAYTRNLHHELELGVVMGRRGRAVPEAAAMDYVAGYALCLDMTARDVQDECKKKGLPWTLAKSFTASCPVSAFVPKERIPDPHNLRLWLKVNGELRQEGETSSMIFSIPYIISYISKIMILEEGDIILTGSPKGVGPVKENDEIQAGIHGVVSMTFKVEKAEY, from the coding sequence ATGGCGGCACCCAGGCAGCTGTCCCGCTTCTGGGAGTGGGGGAAGAACATCGTGTGCGTGGGGAGGAACTACGCGGACCACGCCAAGGAGATGCGCAACCCGGTGCTGAGCGAGCCGGTGGTCTTCCTGAAGCCTTCCACCGCCTACGCCCCCGAGGGCTCGCCCATCCTCATGCCCGCCTACACCCGCAACCTGCACCACGAGCTGGAGCTGGGCGTCGTGATGGGCAGGCGCGGCCGCGCCGTCCCGGAGGCCGCAGCCATGGACTACGTGGCCGGCTACGCGTTGTGCCTGGACATGACCGCCAGAGACGTGCAGGATGAGTGCAAGAAGAAGGGGCTGCCGTGGACCCTGGCCAAGAGCTTTACGGCCTCGTGCCCGGTCAGCGCGTTCGTGCCCAAAGAGAGGATCCCCGACCCTCACAACCTGAGGCTCTGGCTCAAGGTCAACGGTGAACTCAGGCAAGAGGGTGAGACATCCTCCATGATTTTTTCCATCCCCTACATCATCAGCTATATTTCTAAGATAATGATCTTGGAAGAAGGAGATATTATCTTGACTGGGTCGCCAAAAGGAGTTGGACCAGTTAAAGAAAACGATGAGATCCAGGCTGGCATACATGGGGTGGTCAGTATGACATTTAAGGTGGAAAAGGCAGAATATTGA